One Keratinibaculum paraultunense genomic window carries:
- the ftsH gene encoding ATP-dependent zinc metalloprotease FtsH: MRRFFRGTSLYLLILIIIIFAVSMFSKDVDQVKEMDVTEFLDRLENGEIESIVTVGDKLKGKLSDGTQYTLMIPEHMKNNFYENYLKDKVESGEIKSYSAEPEPSEPWFITALPTIFVMIMLLVFWMVFMQQSQGGGGRVMSFGKSKAIMHKDEGQTVTFDDVAGLKEEKEELEEVVDFLKNPKKYLEIGARIPKGVLLVGPPGTGKTYLSKAVAGEAEVPFFSISGSDFVEMFVGVGASRVRDLFEQAKKNAPCIVFIDEIDAVGRRRGAGLGGGHDEREQTLNQLLVEMDGFGTSEGIIVMAATNRPDILDPALLRPGRFDRQIYVGLPDVKAREEILKVHTRNKPLDDDVDLSVIAKRTPGFTPADLENLTNEAALLAARNNLDRITMDIIDEATIKVIAGPEKKSKVISEEEKKLTAYHEAGHAVTARLLPNADPVHMVTIIPRGMAGGFTAYLPEEDRYYMTKSQMEDELVQLLGGRAAEALVLGDISTGAQNDIERATKLARRMVTHYGMSERLGPMTYGTDEEEVFVGRDFGRTRNYSEKVAAAIDEEMRSLIDKAYSKAEKLLKDNINVLHRVAEALLEKETLDGKEFEKIFLEASA, encoded by the coding sequence TTGAGAAGATTCTTTAGAGGTACAAGTCTTTACTTGCTCATACTCATTATAATAATATTTGCAGTATCAATGTTTAGCAAAGATGTAGATCAGGTTAAAGAAATGGATGTGACAGAATTTTTAGACCGTTTGGAAAATGGAGAAATAGAAAGTATTGTAACTGTAGGCGATAAATTAAAAGGCAAATTATCGGATGGTACTCAATATACCCTTATGATACCTGAACACATGAAAAATAATTTTTATGAAAATTATCTGAAAGATAAAGTGGAATCTGGAGAAATAAAGAGTTATAGTGCAGAACCTGAACCCTCTGAACCTTGGTTCATTACTGCATTACCAACAATTTTTGTAATGATTATGCTTCTTGTGTTTTGGATGGTATTTATGCAGCAATCCCAAGGGGGAGGCGGTAGAGTAATGTCCTTTGGCAAAAGTAAGGCTATAATGCATAAAGATGAGGGGCAAACAGTTACTTTTGATGATGTAGCAGGTTTAAAAGAAGAAAAGGAAGAATTAGAAGAAGTAGTAGATTTTTTAAAGAATCCAAAAAAATATCTAGAAATAGGTGCTAGAATTCCTAAAGGTGTACTGCTAGTAGGACCTCCAGGAACAGGAAAAACTTATTTAAGTAAAGCTGTAGCAGGAGAAGCTGAAGTCCCATTTTTTAGTATATCTGGTTCTGATTTTGTTGAGATGTTTGTAGGAGTTGGAGCTAGTCGTGTTAGAGACTTATTTGAACAAGCCAAGAAGAATGCACCTTGTATAGTATTTATAGATGAAATAGATGCAGTGGGAAGACGAAGAGGAGCAGGACTTGGAGGAGGACATGATGAGAGAGAACAAACATTAAATCAGCTTTTAGTTGAAATGGATGGATTTGGTACTAGTGAAGGTATAATAGTTATGGCAGCTACTAACAGACCTGATATATTAGATCCAGCTCTTTTAAGACCAGGAAGATTTGATAGGCAAATTTATGTAGGATTACCAGATGTAAAAGCTAGAGAAGAAATATTGAAAGTTCATACTAGAAACAAACCTTTAGATGATGATGTGGATTTAAGTGTAATAGCAAAGAGAACTCCTGGATTTACGCCAGCAGATTTAGAAAATTTAACTAATGAAGCAGCTTTATTAGCAGCAAGGAACAATTTAGATAGAATTACAATGGATATTATAGATGAAGCAACTATAAAGGTAATTGCAGGTCCAGAGAAAAAATCTAAAGTTATCAGTGAAGAAGAAAAGAAACTTACAGCTTATCACGAAGCAGGGCATGCTGTTACTGCAAGGCTTTTGCCAAATGCAGATCCAGTCCATATGGTAACTATAATTCCTAGAGGAATGGCTGGTGGATTTACAGCTTATCTACCAGAAGAAGACAGGTACTATATGACTAAAAGCCAAATGGAAGATGAATTGGTTCAATTATTAGGAGGAAGAGCTGCAGAGGCTTTAGTACTAGGAGATATAAGTACAGGAGCCCAAAATGACATAGAGAGAGCTACTAAATTAGCAAGAAGAATGGTCACTCACTATGGTATGAGTGAAAGACTAGGACCTATGACTTATGGTACAGATGAAGAAGAAGTATTTGTAGGCAGAGATTTTGGAAGAACTAGAAATTACAGTGAAAAAGTAGCTGCAGCTATAGATGAAGAAATGAGATCATTAATAGATAAAGCTTATAGTAAAGCAGAAAAGTTATTAAAAGATAATATAAATGTTCTTCATAGGGTAGCAGAAGCCCTTTTAGAAAAAGAAACTTTAGATGGAAAAGAATTTGAAAAGATATTTTTAGAAGCAAGTGCATAA
- the hpt gene encoding hypoxanthine phosphoribosyltransferase, with product MNEVIVEDIIKDILLTEEEIEAKVKELGKQITEDYKGKNLMLVGILKGAVIFMADLAKSIKIPVLIDFMAVSSYGNSSTSTGIVRIIKDLDCSIEDKDILIVEDIIDTGLTLSYLTDNLKKRGAKSVKICTLLDKPDRRKAEVPVDYRGFIIPDEFVVGYGLDYAEQYRNLPYIAALKEEVYS from the coding sequence ATGAATGAAGTTATTGTAGAAGATATTATAAAGGATATATTGTTGACTGAAGAAGAAATAGAAGCAAAAGTGAAAGAATTAGGGAAGCAAATAACTGAAGACTATAAGGGTAAAAATTTGATGCTAGTAGGTATATTAAAAGGGGCAGTAATATTTATGGCAGATTTAGCTAAGAGTATAAAAATACCTGTATTGATAGATTTTATGGCAGTATCAAGCTATGGTAACTCTTCCACATCAACTGGAATTGTACGAATAATAAAGGATTTAGATTGTAGCATAGAAGATAAGGATATTTTGATTGTAGAGGATATAATTGATACTGGTCTTACATTATCTTATTTGACAGATAATTTAAAAAAAAGAGGAGCAAAGTCTGTAAAAATTTGCACCCTTTTAGATAAGCCTGATAGAAGAAAGGCAGAAGTGCCTGTAGATTATAGGGGATTTATTATCCCAGATGAATTTGTAGTAGGATATGGTCTTGATTATGCTGAACAGTATAGAAATTTACCTTATATTGCAGCGTTAAAGGAAGAAGTATATAGTTAA